A genomic stretch from Natronomonas gomsonensis includes:
- a CDS encoding xanthine dehydrogenase family protein molybdopterin-binding subunit, whose amino-acid sequence MSIESIDPDEVSAADILGSAIERREDPALLTGNAEYTDDIQLPNTAHLAVVRSRYGHAQIDGVDTSDAEEMPGVIGVYTHDDLHREDTPGGGSFELPVGWLLPSLNNVSHPVLAKDKVRYQGDGIAVVVAENRYQAHDAAGAVEVDYERLDATTNPSEALGEDAPSLHGDDAEGNVALDWEIGDEEKTAEAFESASHTVRTELSNQLLIPNAMEPRAAVATYNPGSEELDVFMTSQNPHLHRLLMAGVIGHPEHKLRIKAPDVGGGFGSKIHHYADEALVAWCSKLLERPVKWTATRSETYLTDAPGRGHETTAELAMDDDGTIVGLRVDTEANLGAYLSTFAPAVPTYLYGTLLSGQYDIPAIYGHVTGAYTNVPPVDAYRGAGRPEASFLVERLVHLGAKEMGMDPAEFRRRNFVPDDAFPYETQVAVVYDSGDYEKPLDKALELVDYESFRERQEQARAKGKYLGIGFSCYIEACGLAPSELAGQLGAQAGLWESSLVRVHPSGTVTAFCGTSGHGQGHATTYAQIVANELGVPYDDVEVVEGDTDEIPQGMGTYGSRSAAVGGSSLVKSSEKVVEKAKKIAAHQLEADPDDIAFEDGEFHVAGAPDRAIGIQEASQQAYLAHDIPDDMEPGLEATSFYDPDNFVFPFGTHVAIVEVDPESGEIEFEKYVAVDDVGNQINPKIVEGQVHGGVAQGIGQALYEGAEYDDNGTLVTGSMQDYTVPKAEHIPDMETDSTVTPSPHNPLGVKGVGEAGTIAAPQAVVNAVADALEPFGVDGVEMPMTAERVWEAVEESTAADGGTADHGGDA is encoded by the coding sequence ATGAGCATCGAGTCGATAGATCCCGACGAGGTTTCCGCGGCCGACATCCTCGGCTCGGCCATCGAGCGCCGGGAGGACCCCGCACTCCTCACGGGCAACGCCGAGTACACCGACGACATCCAACTCCCGAACACGGCACACCTCGCCGTCGTCCGGAGTCGCTACGGCCACGCGCAAATCGACGGCGTCGACACGAGCGACGCCGAGGAGATGCCGGGCGTCATCGGCGTCTACACCCACGACGACCTCCATCGGGAGGACACACCGGGCGGTGGGTCGTTCGAACTCCCGGTCGGCTGGCTGCTGCCGAGTCTCAACAACGTCTCTCACCCCGTCCTCGCGAAGGACAAGGTGCGGTATCAGGGCGACGGCATCGCGGTCGTCGTCGCGGAGAACCGCTATCAGGCACACGACGCCGCCGGTGCGGTCGAGGTCGACTACGAGCGACTCGACGCGACGACGAACCCGAGTGAGGCGCTGGGCGAGGACGCCCCCTCGCTGCACGGCGACGATGCCGAGGGGAACGTCGCCCTCGACTGGGAGATCGGCGACGAGGAGAAGACGGCCGAGGCCTTCGAGTCGGCGAGTCACACCGTGCGTACAGAGCTGTCCAATCAGCTGTTGATCCCGAACGCGATGGAACCGCGGGCGGCCGTCGCCACCTACAACCCCGGCTCCGAGGAGTTGGACGTGTTCATGACCAGCCAGAACCCCCACCTCCACCGGCTGCTCATGGCGGGTGTCATCGGACATCCGGAGCACAAACTCCGAATCAAGGCTCCCGACGTGGGCGGCGGCTTCGGCTCGAAGATCCACCACTACGCGGACGAGGCGCTCGTCGCGTGGTGTTCGAAGCTGCTCGAACGCCCGGTCAAGTGGACCGCCACGCGCTCGGAGACGTACCTCACCGACGCGCCGGGACGGGGCCACGAAACCACCGCGGAACTGGCGATGGACGACGACGGCACCATCGTCGGCCTGCGCGTCGACACCGAGGCGAACCTCGGGGCGTACCTCTCGACGTTCGCTCCCGCGGTGCCGACGTACCTCTATGGGACGCTGCTGTCGGGACAGTACGACATCCCGGCCATCTACGGCCATGTCACGGGCGCGTACACGAACGTACCGCCGGTCGACGCCTACCGCGGTGCGGGCCGTCCCGAGGCGTCGTTCCTCGTCGAGCGACTCGTCCACTTGGGGGCCAAGGAGATGGGGATGGACCCAGCGGAGTTCCGCAGACGTAACTTCGTCCCGGACGACGCCTTCCCCTACGAGACTCAGGTCGCCGTCGTCTACGACAGCGGCGACTACGAGAAACCGCTGGACAAAGCCCTCGAGTTGGTCGACTACGAGTCGTTCCGCGAGCGCCAAGAACAGGCCCGCGCGAAGGGGAAGTACCTCGGTATCGGCTTCTCGTGTTACATCGAGGCCTGCGGGCTCGCGCCCTCGGAACTCGCCGGCCAACTCGGCGCTCAAGCCGGCCTCTGGGAGTCGAGTCTCGTCCGCGTCCACCCCTCCGGCACCGTGACCGCCTTCTGTGGGACCTCGGGCCACGGACAGGGCCACGCGACGACGTACGCACAGATCGTCGCCAACGAACTCGGCGTCCCCTACGACGACGTCGAGGTCGTCGAGGGCGACACCGACGAGATTCCACAGGGAATGGGCACCTACGGCTCCCGCTCGGCGGCGGTCGGCGGGAGTTCCCTCGTCAAGAGCTCCGAGAAGGTCGTCGAGAAGGCCAAGAAGATAGCGGCCCACCAACTCGAAGCCGACCCCGACGACATCGCCTTTGAGGACGGCGAGTTCCACGTCGCGGGCGCGCCGGACCGCGCTATCGGTATCCAGGAGGCCTCCCAACAGGCGTATCTCGCCCACGACATCCCCGACGACATGGAGCCGGGGCTGGAGGCAACCTCGTTCTACGACCCCGATAACTTCGTGTTCCCGTTCGGGACGCACGTCGCGATCGTCGAGGTCGACCCCGAGTCGGGCGAGATCGAGTTCGAGAAGTACGTCGCCGTCGACGACGTCGGCAACCAGATCAACCCGAAGATCGTCGAGGGACAGGTCCACGGCGGCGTCGCCCAAGGCATCGGGCAAGCGCTGTACGAGGGGGCGGAATACGACGACAACGGCACGCTCGTGACCGGGTCGATGCAGGACTACACCGTGCCGAAGGCCGAACACATCCCCGACATGGAGACCGATTCGACGGTAACGCCGAGTCCCCACAATCCACTCGGCGTGAAGGGTGTCGGCGAAGCGGGAACCATCGCCGCACCTCAGGCCGTCGTCAACGCGGTTGCCGACGCGCTGGAACCGTTCGGCGTCGACGGCGTCGAGATGCCCATGACGGCCGAACGCGTCTGGGAAGCCGTCGAGGAGAGCACGGCCGCGGATGGCGGGACCGCGGACCACGGAGGTGATGCGTGA
- a CDS encoding (2Fe-2S)-binding protein: MTTHDITLTVNGTEHDLTVEARTLLVHALRDELGYTGTNIGCESSLCGACTVRLDGDAVKSCTALAVQADGADIETVEGLGEDGEFHPIQEGFQEEHGLQCGYCTPGMMLTANDLLEDNPNPTREEIREGLEGNLCRCTGYQNIVNAVEHAAEEMSGGAVADGGEIEDGGDAE, translated from the coding sequence ATGACAACACACGACATCACACTGACGGTGAACGGCACGGAGCACGACCTCACGGTCGAGGCTCGAACCCTACTCGTCCACGCCCTGCGTGACGAGTTGGGCTATACGGGAACGAACATCGGCTGTGAATCCAGCCTCTGTGGGGCCTGTACGGTCCGTCTGGATGGGGACGCCGTGAAGTCCTGTACGGCACTGGCGGTACAGGCCGACGGCGCGGACATCGAGACGGTCGAAGGGTTGGGCGAGGACGGCGAGTTCCACCCCATCCAAGAGGGGTTCCAGGAGGAGCACGGTCTCCAGTGTGGCTACTGTACGCCCGGCATGATGCTGACCGCCAACGACCTTCTGGAGGACAACCCGAACCCGACCCGCGAGGAGATTCGAGAAGGGTTAGAGGGGAACCTCTGTCGATGTACGGGGTATCAGAACATCGTCAACGCCGTCGAACACGCCGCCGAGGAGATGTCGGGCGGCGCGGTCGCCGATGGCGGGGAGATCGAAGACGGAGGTGACGCCGAATGA
- a CDS encoding CoxG family protein, with translation MEFSGTFELEDTTVEEVWLALSDPVLIADSLPGCQYLLAVDGDVDFDELGEEAETRDQELSGDPETIAERAFREGQQYAALMQVSVGPVNPTFETVVTIVERDQPRMRAEGEGNSGDSSFEMSSGMELTETDGGVEVQWETEADVFGKVAGVGQRVINPVANRLVKRFFSSVQTTLHELTLAEMDGKPAGEETEDTGIVDRLLGRSGSNTSDSK, from the coding sequence ATGGAATTCAGTGGGACGTTCGAACTCGAGGACACGACGGTCGAGGAAGTGTGGCTGGCACTCTCGGACCCCGTCTTGATCGCCGACTCGCTGCCGGGTTGTCAGTACCTGCTGGCGGTCGACGGCGACGTCGATTTCGACGAACTCGGCGAAGAGGCGGAGACGCGGGATCAGGAGCTCTCGGGGGACCCCGAAACCATCGCGGAGCGGGCGTTCCGAGAGGGCCAACAGTACGCCGCGTTGATGCAGGTCAGCGTCGGTCCGGTGAACCCGACCTTCGAGACGGTGGTCACCATCGTAGAGCGGGACCAACCACGGATGCGCGCCGAGGGTGAGGGTAACTCCGGGGACAGCTCCTTCGAGATGTCCTCGGGGATGGAGCTCACCGAGACGGACGGCGGCGTCGAGGTGCAGTGGGAGACCGAGGCGGACGTCTTCGGCAAGGTCGCGGGCGTCGGCCAGCGGGTCATCAACCCCGTCGCGAACCGACTGGTCAAGCGGTTCTTCTCGTCGGTACAGACCACGCTGCACGAACTGACGCTCGCGGAGATGGACGGGAAACCGGCGGGAGAAGAAACGGAAGACACCGGGATCGTCGACCGACTGCTCGGTCGGTCGGGGTCGAACACATCCGATTCAAAATGA
- a CDS encoding molybdopterin molybdotransferase MoeA, translating into MASDDTVARVTASARLRDRHDIRATEAVSVERSAIAGRTVASAVTAPADVPPADFATMDGFAFRSGDDYPLDIVDSVAPADDAPAIEGGEAVRIATGAPLPGRADAVLPREDATVTEGRLSGPSLESGANRFLAGATATAGEELFAPGARLAPRHAALLADVGVERVTVFRPLSVGVLATGTEIHTGEQPDRDSEMLMNLVRQWGHDPTRLESVPDDLERVRTAIEAAAADHDAVFTSGGTSVGAGDYVGRTLADHDPLFSGVELRPGRPLTVAVVEDTLVCAFPGKPLAAHTAATLVVRPAFTGSGGPLPTVRADPTRRVELPDAPFEYAIPVTLEDGRAKPLGGPASPKAVYGVRFAPGRVASSTRLTLADGVAVTTDPLVPGRPVDVVPHEVVE; encoded by the coding sequence ATGGCATCCGACGACACTGTGGCCCGTGTGACGGCGAGTGCACGCCTCCGCGACCGACACGATATTCGGGCCACAGAAGCCGTTTCGGTGGAGCGAAGCGCCATCGCCGGACGAACGGTCGCGTCGGCCGTCACCGCACCCGCCGACGTACCGCCAGCGGACTTCGCGACGATGGACGGGTTCGCCTTCCGGAGCGGCGACGACTACCCCCTAGACATCGTCGACAGCGTTGCCCCGGCCGACGACGCACCGGCGATAGAGGGGGGCGAGGCCGTTCGCATCGCGACGGGCGCGCCGCTGCCGGGCCGTGCCGACGCCGTCCTCCCTCGGGAGGACGCGACGGTAACCGAGGGTCGCCTCTCGGGGCCATCCCTGGAGTCGGGGGCGAACCGGTTTCTGGCCGGCGCTACGGCGACTGCGGGCGAGGAACTCTTCGCTCCCGGGGCGCGACTCGCACCACGGCACGCCGCCCTCCTCGCGGATGTCGGTGTCGAGCGCGTGACGGTGTTTCGCCCCCTCTCGGTGGGGGTGCTCGCGACGGGAACGGAGATACACACCGGCGAACAGCCGGATAGGGACTCCGAGATGTTGATGAACCTCGTCCGACAGTGGGGCCACGACCCGACCCGTCTGGAATCGGTCCCCGACGACCTCGAGCGGGTGCGAACCGCCATCGAGGCGGCCGCCGCCGACCACGACGCCGTGTTCACGTCCGGCGGCACGAGCGTCGGCGCCGGCGATTACGTCGGTCGGACGCTCGCCGACCACGACCCGCTGTTTTCGGGTGTCGAACTCCGCCCCGGGCGGCCGCTGACCGTCGCGGTGGTCGAAGACACGCTCGTCTGTGCGTTTCCCGGCAAACCGCTGGCGGCTCACACTGCCGCGACGCTCGTGGTCCGGCCGGCGTTCACCGGCAGCGGTGGCCCGCTCCCGACGGTTCGGGCCGACCCGACTCGGCGGGTCGAACTTCCCGATGCCCCGTTCGAATACGCGATTCCAGTGACGCTCGAAGACGGGCGAGCGAAGCCGCTCGGCGGGCCCGCTTCGCCGAAGGCAGTGTACGGGGTACGGTTCGCCCCCGGTCGGGTCGCCTCGAGCACGCGGCTGACGCTGGCCGACGGCGTCGCGGTCACGACCGATCCGCTCGTTCCCGGCCGTCCGGTCGACGTGGTGCCACACGAGGTGGTCGAATGA
- a CDS encoding nucleotidyltransferase family protein, with translation MTDGVPVVDPPAGTDADPSGVVGVVLAAGTSSRFGDANKLLATVEGVPLVRRAARTLLDAGMDVVVVLGHDAPAVREALDGLDVSFATNEDYEAGQSTSVVRGVEAATACDADAVLFLPGDMPFVSPGTVEALLAAYRAGAGEALAAASDGTRGNPVLFDRACFDALRAIEGDVGGRSVLLNYDDAALVAVDDPGVRTDIDTRDALDAHR, from the coding sequence ATGACCGACGGGGTACCGGTCGTCGACCCGCCGGCGGGAACCGACGCCGACCCCTCCGGCGTCGTCGGCGTCGTACTCGCGGCCGGCACGAGTTCCCGGTTCGGAGACGCGAACAAACTCCTCGCGACCGTCGAGGGCGTCCCGCTCGTCCGGCGTGCCGCGCGGACCCTCCTCGACGCCGGGATGGACGTGGTCGTCGTTCTCGGCCACGACGCCCCCGCGGTTCGGGAGGCCCTCGATGGCTTGGACGTCTCGTTTGCGACGAACGAGGACTACGAGGCCGGCCAGTCGACCTCAGTCGTTCGTGGCGTCGAGGCCGCGACTGCCTGCGATGCCGACGCCGTCCTCTTCCTCCCGGGTGATATGCCGTTCGTCTCCCCGGGGACGGTCGAGGCGTTGCTCGCGGCCTACCGGGCCGGCGCGGGGGAGGCCCTCGCCGCCGCCTCCGACGGGACTCGGGGGAATCCGGTGTTGTTCGACCGGGCGTGCTTCGATGCCCTGAGAGCCATCGAGGGCGATGTCGGGGGACGGTCGGTGCTACTCAACTACGACGACGCGGCGCTCGTCGCCGTCGATGACCCGGGGGTTCGGACGGACATCGATACGCGCGACGCCCTCGACGCTCATCGATGA
- a CDS encoding endonuclease NucS domain-containing protein has protein sequence MPTTTIIGDCNVYVDGSRESHQRGRMLTVVKPDDTVLVHDADGYQPIAWLTRPADLSLTREPLWLVATDGQETLRIEAAGEVAVTEHEVSEAGTPVGTCRCGGQLIRSGGAVLCLDCAERYSLPSGASTLDSACDCGLPLFRVQRGADFELCLDYECGSLLDAVVERFDREWTCPNCDGDLRVLRRGGLIAGCENYPDCDTGFSIPDGTVAGRCDCGLPRFETAGGERCLDSGCGAPP, from the coding sequence ATGCCGACGACGACGATCATCGGTGACTGCAACGTCTACGTCGATGGATCACGAGAGAGTCACCAGCGCGGACGCATGCTAACTGTCGTCAAGCCCGACGACACCGTCCTCGTCCACGACGCCGACGGCTACCAGCCCATCGCGTGGCTCACCCGCCCCGCGGATCTCTCGCTGACCAGGGAGCCGTTGTGGCTGGTCGCCACCGACGGTCAGGAGACGCTTCGCATCGAGGCTGCCGGCGAGGTGGCCGTGACCGAACACGAGGTGAGCGAAGCCGGTACGCCGGTCGGTACGTGTCGCTGCGGCGGCCAACTGATTCGTTCCGGTGGGGCCGTTCTCTGCCTCGACTGTGCCGAGCGTTACTCGCTTCCCTCGGGCGCGTCGACGCTCGATTCGGCCTGCGACTGCGGACTCCCCTTGTTTCGAGTCCAACGCGGCGCCGACTTCGAGTTGTGTCTGGACTACGAGTGTGGGTCGCTGCTCGACGCCGTGGTCGAGCGCTTCGACCGGGAGTGGACCTGCCCGAACTGCGATGGTGACCTCCGTGTTCTCAGACGTGGCGGACTCATCGCCGGCTGTGAGAACTACCCCGACTGCGACACCGGGTTCTCGATACCCGACGGAACGGTCGCCGGAAGGTGTGACTGCGGACTTCCACGGTTCGAGACGGCCGGCGGAGAGCGGTGTCTCGACTCCGGATGCGGCGCTCCGCCCTGA
- the endA gene encoding tRNA-intron lyase, translating into MEGHLTDGVVEVGANGRERYYDSRGYGRPRGEGVALSRVEAAHLLYRGDLDSVDGEAFAGFLTEHDDIVVDFLVYRDLRDRGFYLSVAREEWVDADEAVDFVVHPRGDGPWDGSVEHRVRVVGERASVELTALGDVVLAVVDEESEITYLETDAPDVTGSSDLALDDTVEGVLLDDRVLCWDPPEPLYEHGFYGQRMGRDDDTLQLSLLEAAHLVETDVLSIAGGTEAVTERGRAVEGERFDRRLTVYRELRRRGVVPKTGFKFGADFRTYADVESVDDLGHSELLVRVLPADTELSPRDLALDVRLAHGVRKRMVFALVKDGTVTWRSAARLTP; encoded by the coding sequence ATGGAAGGACACCTCACCGACGGCGTCGTCGAAGTCGGCGCCAACGGCCGCGAGCGCTACTACGACTCTCGCGGCTACGGCCGCCCCCGGGGAGAGGGAGTGGCTCTCTCCCGCGTCGAGGCTGCCCACCTCCTCTATCGCGGGGACCTCGATTCGGTCGACGGCGAGGCCTTCGCCGGCTTCCTCACCGAACACGACGACATCGTCGTCGACTTCCTCGTCTACCGGGACCTTCGGGACCGGGGGTTCTATCTCTCGGTCGCCCGCGAGGAGTGGGTCGACGCCGACGAGGCGGTGGACTTCGTCGTTCACCCACGCGGGGACGGGCCGTGGGACGGCTCTGTCGAACACCGGGTTCGCGTCGTCGGCGAGCGGGCGTCCGTCGAACTCACGGCGCTCGGCGATGTCGTCTTGGCGGTCGTCGACGAGGAAAGCGAAATCACGTATCTCGAAACCGACGCTCCCGATGTCACGGGCTCCAGCGACCTCGCTCTCGACGACACTGTCGAGGGGGTCCTACTCGATGACCGAGTGCTCTGTTGGGACCCACCCGAACCGCTCTACGAGCACGGCTTCTACGGCCAGCGGATGGGTCGCGACGACGACACGCTCCAGTTGTCGCTTCTGGAGGCCGCCCATCTGGTCGAGACGGACGTTCTCTCGATTGCTGGCGGCACCGAGGCGGTCACCGAGCGCGGCCGGGCCGTCGAAGGCGAGCGGTTCGACCGTCGTCTGACGGTGTATCGGGAACTCCGACGGCGGGGCGTCGTCCCGAAAACCGGCTTCAAGTTCGGTGCGGATTTCCGAACCTACGCCGACGTGGAGTCGGTTGATGACCTCGGTCACTCTGAGTTGCTCGTTCGCGTGTTACCGGCGGATACCGAACTGTCGCCGCGGGATTTAGCGCTCGACGTTCGGTTGGCTCACGGCGTCCGGAAACGGATGGTGTTCGCGCTCGTCAAAGACGGAACGGTGACGTGGCGGTCGGCCGCACGGCTGACGCCCTGA
- a CDS encoding methyltransferase domain-containing protein — protein MELAGDDDGFAVREAESRCSAVELLAPGLATARGGVRPETLAYTRRMCRLLGTCDPTVDDAVALLDAASTDRTGTVAVRARDVRGLTGVDTQAVERRLGSVLVDRGFEVDLDDPDHTLVALFSETAALGWLETETPRDFTARQPTDKPFFQPGSMDPMDARALANIAGAGPDARLLDPMCGTGGILVEAGLAGADVVGVDAQRKMVEGARENLAHYLDSFAVVRGDATRLPFADGGFDGAVFDAPYGRQSKIEGVSLESLVGDALKEVRRVADRAVVVGDRPWDDAAEAADWTVESRFDRRVHRSLTRYVHVLV, from the coding sequence CTGGAGTTGGCCGGCGACGACGACGGCTTCGCGGTTCGGGAGGCCGAAAGCCGCTGTTCGGCAGTAGAACTGCTGGCTCCCGGTCTCGCTACCGCACGGGGCGGCGTTCGACCCGAAACGCTGGCCTACACCAGACGAATGTGTCGACTCCTCGGTACGTGTGACCCCACCGTCGACGACGCCGTCGCCCTGCTCGACGCCGCGAGCACCGACCGAACCGGCACCGTCGCCGTTCGCGCCCGCGACGTACGCGGCCTGACCGGCGTCGACACCCAGGCCGTCGAACGACGCCTCGGGTCCGTACTCGTCGACCGTGGATTCGAGGTCGACCTCGACGACCCCGACCATACGCTCGTCGCGTTGTTCTCCGAGACGGCCGCCCTCGGGTGGCTCGAAACCGAGACACCCCGGGATTTCACGGCCCGACAGCCGACCGACAAGCCGTTCTTCCAACCGGGGAGCATGGACCCGATGGACGCCCGCGCGCTCGCCAACATCGCCGGCGCCGGTCCCGATGCCCGCTTGCTCGACCCGATGTGCGGCACCGGCGGCATCCTCGTCGAGGCCGGCCTCGCCGGCGCAGACGTCGTCGGTGTCGACGCCCAACGGAAGATGGTCGAGGGCGCACGGGAGAACCTCGCTCACTACCTCGACTCCTTCGCCGTCGTCCGCGGCGATGCGACGCGTCTGCCGTTTGCCGACGGGGGGTTCGACGGCGCCGTCTTCGACGCTCCTTACGGTCGCCAGTCGAAAATCGAGGGCGTCTCACTGGAATCGCTCGTCGGCGACGCCCTCAAGGAAGTCCGCCGGGTCGCCGACCGCGCCGTCGTCGTCGGTGACCGTCCGTGGGACGACGCCGCCGAAGCCGCCGACTGGACCGTCGAATCGCGGTTCGACCGCCGCGTCCACCGGTCGTTGACGCGGTACGTCCACGTCCTCGTCTGA